A stretch of the Massilia varians genome encodes the following:
- a CDS encoding DUF378 domain-containing protein, with protein sequence MATMNTPTMDRRTMGERRTSMHAHRRSAMSALDYLAMALLIVGGLNWAMVGLFDVDMVATIFGPGSPATRIVYVVVGLAALYAIYTTAKMAGSKRAA encoded by the coding sequence ATGGCAACGATGAATACTCCCACCATGGACCGCAGGACCATGGGCGAGCGCCGCACGTCCATGCATGCGCATCGGCGCTCCGCGATGTCGGCGCTCGACTACCTGGCAATGGCGCTCCTGATCGTCGGCGGCCTGAACTGGGCCATGGTCGGCCTGTTCGACGTCGACATGGTCGCCACCATCTTCGGCCCGGGCAGCCCGGCGACCCGCATCGTCTACGTGGTGGTGGGCCTGGCGGCGCTGTACGCGATCTACACCACGGCCAAGATGGCCGGCAGCAAGCGCGCGGCCTGA
- the recD gene encoding exodeoxyribonuclease V subunit alpha has product MLKHEADIALLWSELARLSETGELRRLSYAFARFVASLGAAPPALVLATSVLSELEGKGHSCLQLADLAAGPAGLLGWEDEQWKLLARAAGPLPRNAQGWAQALSGCQQVWDVGAFDYDQPLVLDGDRLYLRRYWRDEMLVAQAVRERATRTRAVDEKAVRAWLDMLFASQGSREGPDWQKLACAIALRGSMAIITGGPGTGKTYTVARLLALLFATAPEAGSQRIALAAPTGKAAARLKQSIDKALGELADKVGSTLPLRELTLRMGAARTLHSLLGARPDTRAFAHHRGNPLDVDVLIVDEASMVHLEMMAALLDALPPGATLILLGDKDQLASVEAGAVLGDLCHNAGAGGYTDATCDYVLAASGEELPGEFLGDAGALAQQTVMLRHSRRFGGPIGQLALAVNAGDAVRAESVLRAAEPSVRWIENAQQQHLLQLAQSGYGSYLDVLNTGPRAGLNTNHEEWVRQVLQRFESFRILCAVRDGEWGVSGLNEAVARRLAQAGLLRPSGEWYVGRPVMVTRNDYGTGVYNGDIGLTLPDPARPGALRVYFLEGDTVRSVLATRLRNVETAFAMTVHKSQGSEFRHTVLALPRERGAVLTRELVYTGITRASEMFTLVTPPGAALHEAIAERTHRTSGLRGMIAPTSR; this is encoded by the coding sequence ATGCTTAAACATGAAGCCGACATCGCGCTGCTGTGGAGCGAGCTGGCGCGCCTGAGCGAAACCGGCGAGCTGCGCCGCCTGTCCTACGCCTTCGCCCGCTTCGTGGCCTCGCTTGGGGCGGCGCCGCCTGCGCTGGTGCTGGCCACGAGCGTGCTGTCCGAGCTGGAAGGGAAGGGCCACAGCTGCCTGCAGCTGGCCGACCTGGCCGCAGGTCCCGCAGGGCTGCTCGGCTGGGAAGACGAGCAATGGAAGCTGCTTGCGCGCGCCGCCGGCCCGCTGCCCAGGAACGCACAGGGCTGGGCCCAGGCGCTCTCCGGCTGCCAGCAGGTCTGGGACGTCGGCGCCTTCGACTACGACCAGCCGCTGGTGCTGGACGGCGACCGCCTCTACCTGCGCCGCTACTGGCGCGACGAGATGCTGGTGGCCCAGGCCGTGCGCGAGCGCGCGACGCGCACCCGCGCGGTGGACGAGAAAGCGGTGCGCGCCTGGCTCGACATGCTGTTCGCCTCGCAGGGGAGCAGGGAGGGGCCGGACTGGCAGAAGCTGGCCTGCGCGATCGCGCTGCGCGGTTCGATGGCCATCATCACGGGCGGCCCCGGCACCGGCAAGACCTATACCGTGGCGCGCCTGCTGGCGCTGCTGTTCGCCACCGCACCCGAGGCGGGCAGCCAGCGCATCGCCCTGGCCGCGCCGACCGGCAAGGCGGCGGCGCGCCTCAAGCAGTCGATCGACAAGGCCCTGGGCGAGCTGGCCGACAAGGTCGGCTCGACCCTGCCGCTGCGCGAACTGACGCTGCGCATGGGCGCCGCGCGCACCCTGCACAGCCTGCTGGGCGCGCGTCCCGATACCCGCGCCTTTGCCCACCACCGCGGCAATCCGCTCGACGTCGACGTCCTGATCGTCGACGAGGCCTCGATGGTGCACCTGGAGATGATGGCGGCGCTGCTCGATGCGCTGCCGCCGGGCGCCACCCTGATCCTGCTGGGCGACAAGGACCAGTTGGCCTCGGTGGAGGCGGGCGCCGTGCTGGGCGACCTGTGCCATAACGCCGGCGCCGGCGGCTATACCGATGCCACCTGCGACTACGTCCTGGCCGCCAGCGGCGAGGAACTACCGGGCGAATTCCTGGGCGACGCCGGCGCCCTGGCCCAGCAGACCGTGATGCTGCGCCACAGCCGCCGCTTCGGCGGGCCGATCGGCCAGCTGGCCCTGGCCGTGAATGCGGGCGACGCGGTGCGCGCCGAAAGCGTGCTGCGCGCCGCCGAGCCGAGCGTGCGCTGGATCGAAAACGCCCAGCAGCAGCACCTGCTGCAGCTGGCGCAGTCCGGCTACGGTTCTTACCTGGACGTGTTGAATACCGGCCCCAGGGCCGGATTGAACACGAATCATGAAGAATGGGTGCGTCAGGTCCTGCAGCGCTTCGAGTCCTTCCGCATCCTGTGCGCGGTGCGCGACGGCGAGTGGGGCGTTAGCGGACTGAACGAGGCGGTGGCGCGGCGCCTGGCCCAGGCCGGATTGCTGCGCCCGAGCGGCGAGTGGTATGTCGGCCGCCCGGTGATGGTGACCCGCAACGACTACGGGACCGGGGTCTACAACGGCGACATCGGCCTCACGCTGCCCGATCCGGCGCGCCCGGGCGCCCTGCGCGTGTACTTCCTCGAAGGCGACACGGTGCGCAGCGTGCTCGCAACCCGCCTGCGCAACGTCGAGACGGCCTTCGCGATGACGGTCCACAAGTCGCAAGGCTCGGAGTTCCGCCATACCGTGCTGGCCCTGCCGCGCGAACGCGGCGCCGTCCTCACCCGCGAGCTGGTGTATACCGGCATCACCCGCGCCAGCGAGATGTTCACGCTAGTGACGCCTCCCGGCGCCGCGCTGCACGAAGCCATCGCCGAGCGCACCCACCGCACCAGCGGCCTGCGCGGCATGATCGCGCCGACCTCACGCTGA
- a CDS encoding GNAT family N-acetyltransferase — MSTRFDIRKAVPGDAAPACALLRRSIEIGCKADHQDQPAVLEAWLGNKTAANVATWFANPSNHALVAERDGELVGLCLLTQAGKLALCYVAPEALRCGIGRALIDAAEEQARAWSIKKLHLHSPAGASAFFECQGYVNAGKDKSCWGLECDLLWKPLDAECESGPGAAARKRFCNCNA; from the coding sequence ATGTCCACGCGTTTTGACATTCGCAAGGCGGTACCCGGTGATGCTGCCCCCGCCTGCGCCCTGCTGCGCCGCTCGATCGAAATCGGGTGCAAGGCCGACCACCAGGACCAGCCGGCCGTGCTGGAAGCCTGGCTCGGCAACAAAACGGCCGCCAACGTCGCCACCTGGTTCGCCAACCCCAGCAACCACGCCCTGGTCGCCGAGCGCGACGGAGAACTGGTCGGCCTGTGCCTGCTGACCCAGGCCGGCAAGCTGGCGCTGTGCTATGTGGCGCCCGAAGCGCTGCGCTGCGGCATCGGCCGCGCGCTGATCGACGCCGCCGAGGAACAGGCGCGCGCCTGGAGCATCAAGAAACTGCACCTGCACAGCCCGGCGGGCGCGAGCGCCTTCTTCGAGTGCCAGGGCTATGTCAACGCCGGCAAGGACAAGTCCTGCTGGGGCCTCGAATGCGACCTGCTGTGGAAGCCGCTCGACGCCGAGTGCGAGAGCGGGCCGGGCGCGGCCGCCCGCAAGCGCTTTTGCAACTGTAACGCCTAG
- a CDS encoding RDD family protein, whose product MQPLDQPTLVFRSTPGRVAPLLVASFELPAFLLAGPCARWFARSFDVWWQTALVALVLGSALGQLSPAFLRWLETPFGWKLFGLACIPGGLVLDAALQARFGNTPGKALLGLRLITTDGHVPGFGELLRRNLKIWRDGLALGLPFISLATMARQGLRLRKGMQASYDKDEFLVSAGGTGWVAKAVFGAAFISLFSAILILDGVDRQDSGEASAMQEAPHSAWTNPVTGRMARIGPQWKLEVRAGTDGSVQHLFTQHSGRAAILFAHEETGGRALRQDAQALVDRLADRFDLADSYFAEFRGRHSWVGRGLHKKGPERVQLRIVEVDGKAWRVVVMQSPPAAYSDDLVQELSGALWDTVTPPPGPELAQRSQ is encoded by the coding sequence ATGCAGCCACTCGACCAACCGACGCTCGTGTTCCGTTCCACCCCCGGCCGGGTGGCGCCCCTCCTTGTGGCTTCCTTCGAACTGCCGGCCTTCCTGTTGGCCGGACCCTGCGCGCGCTGGTTTGCCCGCAGCTTCGACGTCTGGTGGCAGACCGCGCTGGTGGCCCTGGTGCTCGGTTCGGCCCTGGGCCAGCTGTCCCCGGCTTTCCTGCGCTGGCTCGAAACGCCGTTCGGCTGGAAACTGTTCGGCCTGGCCTGCATACCCGGCGGCCTGGTGCTCGACGCGGCCCTGCAGGCGCGCTTCGGCAATACGCCGGGCAAGGCGCTGCTCGGCCTGCGCCTCATCACGACCGACGGGCATGTGCCCGGCTTCGGCGAGCTGCTGCGGCGCAACCTGAAGATCTGGCGCGACGGCCTCGCCCTCGGCCTGCCGTTCATCAGCCTGGCCACCATGGCGCGCCAGGGCCTGCGGCTGCGCAAGGGCATGCAGGCCAGCTACGACAAGGACGAATTCCTGGTCAGCGCCGGCGGCACGGGCTGGGTGGCGAAAGCCGTGTTCGGCGCCGCCTTCATCAGCCTGTTCAGCGCCATCCTGATCCTCGACGGCGTCGACCGCCAGGACAGCGGCGAGGCGAGCGCCATGCAGGAAGCGCCGCACAGCGCCTGGACCAACCCGGTCACCGGACGGATGGCGCGCATCGGGCCGCAATGGAAACTCGAGGTGCGCGCCGGGACGGATGGCAGCGTGCAGCACCTGTTCACCCAGCACAGCGGCCGCGCCGCCATCCTGTTCGCGCACGAGGAGACCGGCGGGCGGGCCCTGCGCCAGGACGCCCAGGCCCTGGTCGACCGCCTGGCCGACCGCTTCGACCTGGCGGACAGCTACTTCGCCGAGTTTCGCGGGCGTCATTCCTGGGTCGGCAGGGGGCTGCACAAGAAGGGGCCGGAACGGGTGCAGCTGCGCATCGTGGAGGTCGACGGCAAGGCCTGGCGGGTGGTGGTGATGCAGTCGCCGCCGGCCGCGTACAGCGACGACCTGGTGCAGGAGCTGAGCGGCGCCCTGTGGGACACGGTCACGCCGCCGCCCGGACCGGAACTGGCCCAGCGCAGCCAGTGA
- a CDS encoding metallophosphoesterase family protein, protein MRVGLISDTHGLLRPEALDFLRGSDHIIHAGDITGPEILPPLAAIAPLTVVRGNNDHGAWARELPETAILRLGPLAIYVIHDLKELPLDPAREGMRVVVAGHSHKPSSSERGGVLYVNPGSAGRRRFTLPISVGELLVEGGQVTARLVTLDVG, encoded by the coding sequence ATGCGCGTCGGGCTGATTTCCGACACCCACGGCTTGCTGCGTCCGGAGGCGCTCGACTTCCTCCGGGGCAGCGACCACATCATCCACGCCGGGGACATTACCGGCCCCGAGATCCTGCCCCCGTTGGCGGCGATCGCGCCGCTGACGGTGGTGCGCGGCAACAACGACCACGGCGCCTGGGCGCGCGAGCTTCCCGAGACCGCCATCCTGCGGCTGGGGCCGCTCGCGATCTACGTCATCCACGACCTCAAGGAACTGCCGCTGGATCCCGCCCGCGAAGGCATGCGCGTGGTGGTGGCCGGCCATTCGCACAAACCTTCGTCCAGCGAGCGCGGCGGCGTGCTGTACGTGAACCCGGGCAGCGCGGGGCGCCGGCGCTTCACGCTGCCGATCTCGGTGGGCGAACTGCTGGTCGAGGGCGGGCAGGTCACGGCGCGCTTGGTGACACTGGACGTTGGATAG
- a CDS encoding class I SAM-dependent methyltransferase yields MTAHTDASIIDSWSRNTDPWTAAVRGGEIGSRVLVTNAAIVDAVRAYAPATGVDLGCGEGWLVRALPEVSMIGVDASAGLVEQARQARQAGGGEFRQLSYEEIAAGQLALAADVAVCNFSLIGDGAVRGLLRAAPSYLRQGGHLIVQTVHPLTACGDAPYADGWRDGSWAGFSSDFTDPAPWYFRTVSSWLALFEDHGLRVVEMREPLHPQTGKPVSLILVGRLA; encoded by the coding sequence ATGACCGCCCATACCGACGCATCCATCATCGATTCATGGTCGCGCAATACCGATCCCTGGACCGCCGCCGTGCGCGGCGGCGAGATCGGGTCGCGCGTGCTGGTGACCAATGCCGCCATCGTCGACGCCGTGCGTGCGTATGCGCCGGCGACCGGCGTCGACCTCGGCTGCGGCGAGGGCTGGCTGGTGCGGGCCTTGCCGGAAGTGTCGATGATCGGCGTCGATGCGAGCGCCGGCCTGGTCGAGCAGGCGAGGCAGGCGAGGCAGGCGGGTGGCGGCGAGTTCCGCCAGTTGAGCTATGAAGAGATCGCCGCCGGCCAGCTGGCGCTGGCCGCCGACGTGGCCGTCTGTAACTTCTCGCTGATCGGCGACGGGGCCGTGCGCGGGCTGTTGCGCGCCGCGCCGAGCTACCTGCGGCAGGGTGGGCACCTCATCGTGCAGACCGTGCACCCCTTGACGGCCTGCGGCGACGCGCCCTATGCCGACGGCTGGCGCGACGGCAGCTGGGCCGGTTTCAGCAGCGACTTCACCGATCCGGCGCCCTGGTACTTCCGGACGGTTTCGAGCTGGCTGGCGCTGTTCGAGGACCACGGCCTGCGCGTGGTCGAGATGCGCGAGCCGCTCCATCCGCAGACCGGCAAGCCGGTGTCGCTGATCCTGGTGGGCCGGCTGGCGTAA
- a CDS encoding YcbK family protein, translating into MASRRDFLQKSARLCALGTLGSPLLVPAAAAAQTTDLEPPPDLFDAQLLDIDFWIKPRTLSLVRPQSGERAKVLYWKDGEIIDSAYQELCHILRDVNGRASAPIDPKLFEILWGTQAFIARYGMTQPLEILSGYRTEASNRRLVEEGVPAARKSLHMVGKAADIRIASLNEEVLGGLIRSFRQGGVGYYYRSGPKGGWIHADTGLNRTWKG; encoded by the coding sequence ATGGCATCACGTAGAGATTTCCTGCAGAAAAGTGCCCGGCTATGTGCGTTGGGCACCCTCGGTTCCCCACTGCTGGTCCCGGCCGCGGCCGCGGCCCAGACCACCGACCTGGAACCCCCGCCCGACCTGTTCGATGCCCAGTTGCTGGACATCGACTTCTGGATCAAGCCGCGTACCCTGTCGCTGGTGCGTCCGCAAAGCGGCGAGCGCGCCAAGGTCCTGTACTGGAAGGACGGCGAGATCATCGATTCGGCCTACCAGGAACTGTGCCACATCCTGCGCGACGTGAACGGCCGCGCGTCGGCGCCGATCGATCCCAAGCTGTTCGAGATCCTGTGGGGCACCCAGGCCTTCATTGCCCGCTACGGCATGACCCAGCCCCTCGAGATCCTCTCCGGCTACCGCACCGAGGCGTCGAACCGGCGCCTGGTCGAGGAGGGCGTGCCGGCCGCGCGCAAGTCCCTGCACATGGTGGGCAAGGCGGCCGACATCCGCATCGCCAGCCTGAACGAGGAAGTGCTCGGCGGCCTGATCCGCAGTTTCCGCCAGGGCGGCGTCGGCTATTACTACCGTTCCGGTCCGAAGGGCGGCTGGATCCACGCGGACACCGGCCTCAACCGCACCTGGAAGGGCTGA
- a CDS encoding sulfate ABC transporter substrate-binding protein, with amino-acid sequence MTLTSPLRRFILALALGAALPLSASAATTELLNVSYDVARELYKDINPAFIAAYKQQTGQTVSIKQSHGGSSKQARAVADGLEASVVTMNQANDIDMLADRGLVAKDWAKKFPNNAAPYYSTMVYLVRKGNPKKIRNWEDLARPGVQVIIPNPKTAGNGRYTYLAAWGSVLKKGGNEAQARDLVARIFKNVPILDAGGRAATTTFTQRQIGDVLVTFENEVSMVRKEFGDNFEVVYPSSSILAESPVAVVDKVVDRRNQRKEATAYLNFLYSPAGQEIGAKHYLRVRSDAVMKKYAANYKPIQLFTVDELFGGWRKAQEVHFNDGGEFDKIYQSK; translated from the coding sequence ATGACCCTGACCTCCCCGCTCCGCCGTTTCATCCTGGCCCTGGCGCTGGGCGCCGCGCTGCCGCTGTCGGCCAGCGCCGCCACGACCGAGCTGCTGAATGTTTCCTACGACGTGGCACGCGAGCTGTACAAGGACATCAACCCGGCCTTCATCGCGGCCTACAAGCAACAGACCGGCCAGACCGTCAGCATCAAGCAGTCGCACGGCGGCTCGAGCAAGCAGGCGCGCGCCGTCGCCGACGGCCTGGAAGCCTCGGTCGTCACCATGAACCAGGCGAACGACATCGACATGCTGGCCGACCGCGGCCTGGTGGCCAAGGACTGGGCCAAGAAATTCCCAAACAACGCGGCGCCCTACTACTCGACCATGGTGTACCTGGTGCGCAAGGGCAACCCGAAGAAGATCCGCAACTGGGAAGACCTGGCGCGCCCCGGCGTGCAGGTGATCATCCCGAACCCGAAGACCGCCGGCAACGGCCGCTACACCTACCTCGCGGCATGGGGCTCGGTGCTCAAGAAGGGCGGCAACGAAGCCCAGGCGCGCGACCTGGTGGCCCGCATCTTCAAGAACGTGCCGATCCTGGATGCGGGCGGACGCGCCGCGACCACCACCTTCACCCAGCGCCAGATCGGCGACGTCCTGGTGACCTTCGAGAACGAAGTGAGCATGGTGCGCAAGGAATTCGGCGACAACTTCGAGGTGGTCTACCCAAGCTCCTCGATCCTGGCCGAGTCGCCGGTGGCCGTGGTCGACAAGGTGGTCGACCGCCGCAACCAGCGCAAGGAAGCGACGGCCTACCTGAACTTCCTGTATTCGCCGGCCGGCCAGGAAATCGGCGCCAAGCACTACCTGCGCGTGCGTTCCGATGCGGTGATGAAAAAATATGCCGCTAACTACAAGCCGATCCAGCTGTTCACCGTCGACGAGCTGTTCGGCGGCTGGCGCAAGGCCCAGGAAGTCCACTTCAACGACGGAGGCGAGTTCGACAAGATCTACCAGTCGAAGTAA
- a CDS encoding serine hydrolase, giving the protein MFKKLFATALLSFSAAAFAVPFGSQSVLVVEDDTGKILLEKNADRVAPIASLTKLMTAMVVLDARQDLDELIEIDRSDVDTFKHSSSRVPVGALISRRDVLQLALMSSDNRAAHALARTYPGGTAGFKAAVRHKIATLGMTQTVIEEPTGLSPHNRSTAGDLVKMAAASSKYPEITRMTTESKELININGREVEYRNTNRLVGAQGWDIGLSKTGYIQEAGRCLIMNIKAGGKNATMVLLNAGASSARILDALNIRRFITGDEPVSMAKASNRAPRYKAASSRPGIKASAGKARVKATAGKGKGKAVKQRGKVKVEPKRRKK; this is encoded by the coding sequence ATGTTCAAAAAATTGTTTGCCACCGCATTGTTGTCGTTTTCGGCTGCGGCTTTCGCCGTGCCCTTCGGCTCGCAATCGGTGCTCGTGGTAGAAGATGACACCGGCAAGATTTTGCTGGAAAAGAATGCGGACCGCGTCGCGCCGATCGCCTCGCTCACCAAGCTGATGACCGCCATGGTCGTGCTCGATGCCAGGCAAGACCTGGACGAGCTGATCGAGATCGACCGCAGCGACGTCGACACCTTCAAGCACAGCAGCTCGCGCGTGCCGGTCGGCGCCCTGATCTCGCGCCGCGACGTGCTGCAGCTGGCCTTGATGTCCTCGGACAACCGCGCGGCCCATGCGCTGGCGCGCACCTATCCGGGCGGCACCGCCGGTTTCAAGGCCGCCGTGCGCCACAAGATCGCGACGCTGGGCATGACCCAGACCGTGATCGAGGAGCCGACCGGCCTGTCGCCGCACAACCGCTCGACCGCGGGCGACCTGGTCAAGATGGCGGCGGCCTCGAGCAAGTATCCCGAGATCACGCGCATGACCACCGAGTCGAAGGAGCTGATCAACATCAACGGCCGCGAGGTCGAGTACCGCAATACCAACCGCCTGGTCGGCGCGCAGGGCTGGGACATCGGCCTGTCGAAGACCGGCTACATCCAGGAAGCGGGCCGCTGCCTGATCATGAACATCAAGGCCGGCGGCAAGAACGCCACCATGGTGCTGCTCAATGCCGGCGCCTCGTCGGCGCGCATCCTGGATGCGCTGAACATCCGCCGCTTCATCACCGGCGACGAGCCGGTCAGCATGGCCAAGGCTTCGAACCGCGCGCCGCGCTACAAGGCCGCATCGAGCCGCCCCGGCATCAAGGCCAGCGCCGGCAAGGCGCGCGTCAAGGCGACGGCCGGCAAGGGCAAGGGTAAGGCGGTCAAGCAGCGCGGCAAGGTGAAGGTGGAGCCGAAGCGCCGCAAGAAATAA